Within the Rhizobium grahamii genome, the region AGCGCCGAGGGTACGCGACGGGTGGCGCGCGGCGCGAAAAGCCCGCGCTGCTGGTAGACGACGGGGCGCTGGTAGACGACCGGGCGTACATTTCGCCCGCCGAGCTGCATGATCCACGGCGCGGCGAGATCCGGGCTCAGCACGACGGGTGGACGAGTGGCATAACGGTCGTCGCCGAGGGCGGACGTGGCGCAAACGCCAAGCAATGCTGCTGCGAGCAGGATGGATTTCATCATCGGACGAACTCTCTACAAAAAGCCGAAAAAGCGCTGGCGGCATGTCCGCCGTCAGCAGCCATGCTGCCACCAGCCCGCAAGCGAAAGGTAAATTCGAACTCATTAAAACGTGGCGGGCAGAATAAACTTTTCGTCAGGGTTATCGTTCGGTTTGGAAACAGGGTTTCTAAGTGGTAAAGCCGGATTCGCAGTCGGAAAGCGAAGCGGAATCATGAGCGAAACAGGCATCATCATCGGTGAGGACGGCAAGGCTCGCTGCCACTGGCACGGCAACCTGCCGGATTATCTGCGCTACCACGACGAGGAGTGGGGTCGTCCTGTCACGAATGACATTCGCCTCTTCGAGAAGATCTGCCTTGAAGGATTTCAGTCGGGGCTTTCGTGGCTGACCATCCTGCGCAAGCGGGAGAATTTCCGGGCTGCCTTCGCCGGCTTCGATTTCGAGAAGGTGGCGCGTTTCGACGATCATGACATCGAGCGCTGCGTCGCCGACGCCGGGATCATCCGCCATCGCGGTAAGATCGTTTCGACCATCAACAATGCCAAGCGCGCGATCGAGCTTCGCGACGAGTTCGGCTCTCTCGCCCATTATTTCTGGAGCTTCGAGCCCGGTCACAACGACCGGCCGAAGGTGGTTGACCGCGCGACGCTCGTGGCGAACCCGACCACGCCGACCTCCGTTCTTATATCCAAGAATTTGAAGAAGCGCGGCTGGACCTTTGTCGGCCCCACCACAGTTTACGCCTTCATGCAGGCTATGGGTCTCGTCAACGATCATCTGGAAGGATGCTTTTGCCGCACCGAAGTAGAGGCGATGCGCGCCGTGTTGGTGCGACCATGAGAAAGGCATTGGCGACAGGTCTCGTCTATGCCCTGCTCGCGCTTTCGGCGCAGGCGCAGTCCCCCGAACTCCAGCCAGGCGAACGCCTCGAGAAGCTGCAGTTCCCAGCGGCTACCATGGAACTCAAGGGGTGGACCAAGTTCGGCAACAGCCGCGTCTACACGCTGCCGGTGAAAGCCGGCCAGCACGTCAAGGTGAGCTTCTCGACGAAGAGCAAGTTCGCGTTCCTGGCGATCTTCGACCTTGCTGCGCCCGACGACGAGGCGATCTTCGGCACGGACGAGGATGGCGAAACCTACAATGTGACCGTCAAGAACAACACGACCTGGCTGCTTCGGCCCTATTATTCCAAGGCATCGCCGCGCCGCGGTCTCGGAGCGCCCTACAGCATCCTCGTCGAGCCGCAGGCATCGGCGCCGCCCTCGCCAACCCCTGCGCCGGCGGATGACGGCAAACCGTCGCCGCTGTTCCCGGCGCGGCAGCCGTAGTCACTCAAGCCCGTCGATCAGCCCGCGCAGTTCGCCGAGATGCGGGATCTTGCGAAAGCGCGGCGCATCCTTCGGCTCGTCGACATGTTCGAGAACCCATGTCAGTTCATGCGGCACGAAGACGCCGTAGCTGCCGGCCGCGATAGCCGGCACGATATCGGACTTCAGCGAATTGCCGACCATCATCGCCCGCTCGGGGCCGCCCCCGATCTTCGAGAAGACGCGGCGATAGGTGACGGCCGTCTTGTCGGAGACGATTTCCACGGCATGAAAGAAATCGCCGAGGCCCGATTGCGCAAGCTTGCGTTCCTGATCGAACAGGTCACCCTTGGTGATCATCACAAGCAGGTAGTTATGGGCAAGCGCTTCCAGCGTTTCCCGCACATGCGGCAGCGTTTCGACCGGATGTGACAGGAGATCGCGGCCGGTATCGAGGATCTGGGCGATGATATCACCGGGGACCTTGCCCTCGGTGATCTCGATGGCCGTCTCGATCATCGAGAGGGTAAAGCCCTTGATGCCGAAGCCGTAGTGACGG harbors:
- a CDS encoding DNA-3-methyladenine glycosylase I, which codes for MSETGIIIGEDGKARCHWHGNLPDYLRYHDEEWGRPVTNDIRLFEKICLEGFQSGLSWLTILRKRENFRAAFAGFDFEKVARFDDHDIERCVADAGIIRHRGKIVSTINNAKRAIELRDEFGSLAHYFWSFEPGHNDRPKVVDRATLVANPTTPTSVLISKNLKKRGWTFVGPTTVYAFMQAMGLVNDHLEGCFCRTEVEAMRAVLVRP
- a CDS encoding HAD family hydrolase; this encodes MTTRTLTTIGFDADDTLWQNEQYYRLTETHFTELLAEFADGPKISERLLEAEKRNLRHYGFGIKGFTLSMIETAIEITEGKVPGDIIAQILDTGRDLLSHPVETLPHVRETLEALAHNYLLVMITKGDLFDQERKLAQSGLGDFFHAVEIVSDKTAVTYRRVFSKIGGGPERAMMVGNSLKSDIVPAIAAGSYGVFVPHELTWVLEHVDEPKDAPRFRKIPHLGELRGLIDGLE